In Saccharomycodes ludwigii strain NBRC 1722 chromosome III, whole genome shotgun sequence, one DNA window encodes the following:
- a CDS encoding uncharacterized protein (similar to Saccharomyces cerevisiae YKL164C | PIR1 | Protein containing Internal Repeats (paralog of YJL160C | PIR5)), giving the protein MQFKKNAITASLVATSMAAYVPSGDNWTTLTPTATYSGGISNYASTFGIAVIPITTGSLAATSTSASVATSSTKAKRDVQAISQIAKSTAAAASQITDGQVQATTNTNTATTETTGPSSASSLTTSFTSSITPTGSTTTLAPATTTASNSTDPVEAQACKTNGTLSMTLNDGILKDSKDRIGSIVANRQFQFDGPPQAGAIYAKGWSITQEGNLAIGTEDVFYQCLSGDFYNLYDERIGGQCKAVHLEVIDLVSC; this is encoded by the exons ATGCAATTCAAGAAAAACGCTATTACTGCCTCATTAGTCGCTACTTCCATGGCTGCCTATGTTCCAAGTGGAGACAATTGGACTACCTTGACTCCAACTGCTACTTACAGTGGTGGTATCTCTAATTATGCTTCTACCTTTGGTATCGCTGTTATTCCAATTACCACTGGTTCTTTGGCTGCCACTTCTACCTCTGCCTCTGTTGCTACTTCTTCTACTAAGGCTAAGAGAGATGTTCAAGCTATTTCCCAAATCG CTAAATCTACTGCCGCCGCTGCTTCTCAAATAACTGACGGTCAAGTCCAAGCTACTaccaatactaatactGCTACAACTGAAACAACTGGTCCATCTAGTGCTTCATCCTTGACTACCTCTTTCACCTCATCTATTACCCCTACCGGTTCTACTACTACTTTAGCTCCAGCCACCACTACTGCTTCCAACTCTACTGACCCAGTTGAAGCCCAAGCTTGCAAAACCAACGGTACTTTGTCCATGACCTTGAACGATGGTATTTTAAAGGATTCTAAAGACAGAATCGGTTCTATTGTTGCTAACAGACAATTCCAATTCGACGGTCCACCACAAGCCGGTGCTATTTATGCTAAGGGTTGGTCTATTACTCAAGAAGGTAATTTGGCTATTGGTACTGAAGATGTTTTCTACCAATGTTTGTCTGGTGACTTTTACAACTTGTACGATGAACGTATTGGTGGCCAATGTAAGGCTGTCCATTTGGAAGTTATTGACTTGGTTTCTTGTTag
- a CDS encoding uncharacterized protein (similar to Saccharomyces cerevisiae YJL162C | JJJ2 | J-protein (Type III)), translating into MSEYGVLKNGAKKIKINKERMDNVSTLNGIKQNGNHTPLKEDLDRTFIAHRSPAETAVEYDKQNQIAGTTENHNINSGNNDRHINLSDMAKQLPDEEKNYDMRRVAEALNLYPNKKQKVEETHSRFSSERSFDILSQPVNKPLPKYYKPKILNLATMNVIPLESIVSRIPAKPVKPMHRSMESLENYKMAVQSYILTLSILRFDLSCILQQRIQHDKEYLENGTILRIENTSLYFNVKSYDSKICSLLTELNNMEMRVLEEFHSVLQVPTI; encoded by the coding sequence ATGTCTGAATATGGTGTACTTAAAAATGGAGCcaaaaaaatcaagatTAACAAAGAAAGGATGGACAATGTATCAACTTTAAATGgcataaaacaaaatggaAATCATACACCTTTAAAAGAGGATCTTGATCGGACATTTATTGCACATCGTTCACCTGCAGAAACTGCTGTAGAATATGATAAACAAAATCAGATTGCGGGCACAACTGAAAACCATAATATCAACAGCGGTAACAATGATAGACATATTAACCTGAGTGATATGGCTAAACAGTTGCCTGATgaagagaaaaattatGACATGCGTAGAGTCGCTGAagctttaaatttatatccaaataaaaaacaaaaagtgGAAGAAACCCATTCTAGGTTTTCTTCAGAGAGGtcttttgatattttatcaCAACCTGTTAATAAACCCTTGccaaaatattacaaaCCTAAAATTCTAAATTTAGCAACCATGAATGTAATACCTTTGGAAAGCATTGTTTCTAGGATTCCAGCCAAACCTGTTAAACCCATGCATAGAAGTATGGAAAGCCTAGAGAATTATAAGATGGCTGTACAATCttatattttaacattAAGCATATTAAGATTTGATCTTAGTTGTATTTTGCAACAGAGAATCCAACATGATAAAgaatatttggaaaatggTACTATATTACGTATAGAAAACACTTCGCTTTATTTTAATGTGAAAAGTTACGATTCAAAGATATGTAGCTTACTAACGGAGTTGAATAATATGGAAATGAGAGTATTGGAAGAATTTCATTCCGTTCTTCAGGTACCGACAATATAA
- the MCD4 gene encoding mannose-ethanolamine phosphotransferase MCD4 (similar to Saccharomyces cerevisiae YKL165C | MCD4 | Morphogenesis Checkpoint Dependent) has protein sequence MWSKHRLILIILGVLFHLFYLWSIFDIYFVSPLVHGMKHYPSAPNAPAKRLFLIVGDGLRADTTFEKINYPNMRDSQYLAPFIRSIALNNGTWGISHTRMPTESRPGHVAMIAGFYEDVSAVTKGWKENPVDFDSVFNQSTHTYSFGSPDILPMFKEGASGPNKVDAWMYGHEFEDFTQSSIELDAYVFRNLYQLFDNSTKNASLNKEIHQNGNVFFLHLLGCDTAGHTARPYSKEYYDNVKYIDTQISQLVSRVRDFFKDDDTAFVFTADHGMSAFGSHGDGHPNNTRTPLVAWGSGVSGPVVNKHPELALSDSYTGSWELHSVERHDVNQADITALMSYLIGTNFPSNSVGELPLPYLDASDDIKLHSLYNNAREILEQYIVKEKEVIGSQFVYKEYYKFAKKHYTEYLKEIEALIANAEDSLETIKLTEELMKVTLEGLNYLTTYNWRFIRTIVTLGFIGWIVYSFIIFLRLFILSKRYEDGISKSTFTIFTVLSMLLNYILYYQRSPFNFYMYLLFPIIFWSRIFSERKILIDGVKEFLKGLSVFKKTIILLSILGFYEGIVYGFSQRWVFTLIFIILAFYPITCGIYNTKTNLLWIYTSVCLSIFTLLDAVKIENLNQILVSGMLILVSASYGLYSVRNLVNDYTFCVIGMQISLVVVMLLITNEIVISLQLKEGLPFDKQIAAWGTFIISLIFFPFLHYIKPCNNYKVRMLIIYVTFAPAFIILTISFETFFYFFFSMYLFQWIEIETKIMQLTSKSNASHVNYLQLLRVSVIGFFLLQIAFFGTGNVASISSFSLDSVFRLMPIFNPFSMGALLMLKLLVPYILLSAALGILNLKLHIRDYTISSLIISTSDILSLNFFYLLKTEGSWLDIGVTISNYCLAILSSLFMIIVEIISHYLLKHVEIPKDEAISNVIEKTVSGDNKKKKKKNNSKKTTKGD, from the coding sequence ATGTGGAGTAAACACAGATTAATACTTATCATACTTGGCGTACTTTTCCACTTATTCTACTTATGGTCgatttttgatatttattttgtttctcCGCTAGTTCATGGCATGAAACATTATCCAAGTGCCCCAAATGCACCAGCAAAACgtctatttttaattgtagGTGATGGTTTACGTGCAGATACcacttttgaaaaaattaactacCCAAATATGAGAGATTCCCAATATTTAGCGCCATTTATTAGATCAATTGCGTTAAACAATGGCACTTGGGGTATTTCTCATACAAGAATGCCAACGGAATCTAGGCCAGGGCATGTTGCTATGATTGCTGGTTTTTATGAAGATGTTAGCGCAGTCACCAAAGGTTGGAAGGAAAATCCAGTCGATTTTGACAGTGTTTTCAACCAATCAACTCACACATATTCGTTTGGGTCCCCAGATATTCTACCGATGTTCAAAGAAGGTGCAAGTGGTCCAAATAAAGTTGATGCATGGATGTATGGACATGAGTTTGAGGATTTCACCCAATCCTCAATTGAATTAGATGCTTATGTTTTCAGAAATTTATACCAATTATTTGACAATTCCACCAAAAATGCAAGTTTGAACAAAGAAATCCACCAAAATGGTAAcgttttctttttgcaTTTATTAGGTTGTGATACCGCAGGTCATACAGCTAGACCTTATTCTAAGGAATATTATGACAAtgttaaatatattgataCACAAATTTCACAATTAGTTTCAAGAGTACGCGATTTTTTCAAGGACGACGATACTGCCTTTGTTTTTACCGCTGATCATGGCATGAGTGCTTTTGGTTCACATGGTGATGGGCACCCAAACAATACAAGGACACCTTTGGTGGCTTGGGGGTCCGGTGTAAGTGGGCCGGTTGTTAATAAACATCCAGAACTGGCTTTATCAGATAGTTATACGGGCAGCTGGGAATTACATAGTGTGGAAAGGCATGATGTCAATCAGGCAGATATCACTGCTTTAATGTCTTATTTAATTGGCACAAACTTTCCAAGCAATTCTGTTGGTGAGTTACCTTTGCCTTATCTAGACGCTAGCGATGATATCAAGTTGCATTCTCTGTATAACAATGCACGTGAAATTTTAGAGCAATACAttgtaaaagaaaaagaggttATTGGATCCCAATTTGTTTATAAGGAGTATTATAAATTTGccaaaaaacattatacTGAGTATTTGAAAGAAATCGAAGCACTTATTGCCAATGCTGAAGACAGCCTTGAAACCATTAAATTGACTGAAGAACTTATGAAAGTTACACTAGAAGGTTTGAACTATTTGACCACATACAATTGGAGGTTCATTAGAACGATAGTTACTTTGGGTTTTATTGGTTGGATTGTTTATTCtttcatcatttttttaagattATTCATTTTATCTAAGAGATACGAAGATGGTATATCTAAATCGACTTTTACAATTTTCACAGTATTGTCGATgctattaaattatattttgtacTACCAAAGATCGCCCTTCAACTTCTACATGTATTTGTTGTTtccaattattttttggagTAGGATTTTTtctgaaagaaaaattttaatcGATGGCGTAAAAGAATTTTTGAAAGGGTTAtctgtttttaaaaaaaccatAATATTGTTGTCCATTTTAGGTTTTTATGAAGGCATTGTTTATGGATTCAGTCAACGCTGGGTTTTCACgttgatttttattattctgGCCTTTTATCCAATCACGTGTGGTATATATAACACTAAAACCAATTTGTTATGGATTTATACAAGTGTATGCTTATCTATTTTTACGTTGCTTGACGCCGtcaaaattgaaaatttaaatcaaaTCCTAGTATCTGGTATGTTGATTTTGGTTAGTGCAAGTTACGGATTATATTCGGTTCGTAACTTGGTTAACGATTACACTTTTTGTGTAATTGGGATGCAAATTTCTTTGGTGGTTGTCATGCTACTTATCACAAATGAAATTGTTATTTCATTACAATTAAAAGAAGGTTTGCCCTTTGATAAACAAATCGCTGCATGGGGTACTTTCATTATTtctctaatttttttcccatttttGCATTATATTAAACCCTGTAACAACTACAAAGTTAGAatgttaattatttatgtaACATTTGCACCagcttttattattttgactATTTCGTTTGAAACATTtttctacttttttttctcaatgTATTTGTTTCAATGGATTGAGATTGAAACTAAGATTATGCAACTCACTTCTAAAAGTAATGCTTCGCATGTCAATTATTTACAGTTGTTGAGAGTCAGTGTTATTGGATTTTTCCTATTGCAAATAGCATTTTTTGGCACTGGAAATGTAGCATCaatatcatcattttcCTTGGATTCCGTTTTCCGATTAATGCCAATTTTTAATCCATTTTCCATGGGGGCTTTACTAATGCTGAAGCTATTGGTtccatatattttattatctgcTGCGTTGGGCATATTAAACTTGAAATTACATATTAGAGATTACACCATTTCTTCTTTGATTATATCTACTAGTGATATACTATCATTAAACTTCTTTTATCTTTTGAAAACAGAAGGTAGTTGGTTGGATATTGGGGTTACTATATCTAATTATTGTTTAGCTATTTTATCATCGCTATTTATGATTATAGTCGAAATTATTAGTCATTATTTACTTAAGCATGTAGAAATTCCAAAGGATGAAGCTATATCAAACGTAATTGAAAAAACTGTTTCTGGCgataataagaaaaagaaaaagaaaaacaattcaAAGAAAACAACCAAAGGggattaa
- a CDS encoding MFS transporter (similar to Saccharomyces cerevisiae YJL163C | putative protein of unknown function): MPDIICNKSNISPSKNDPKTIPYIDVPTAEEFTNEGLEYVTEHTIETIFSASASNQEIHPKTNTVTSSNDSCAKYLRKDSCSSSIAIEEDREDEEEDEDEDEDERNSPYFRWYTENLKLHSEFKWYQRPTTSMLYFLLALEILTNFITLSPTIILLTEKICDNIHKDSTTEICDESIAQKELSQIQAIGTILTGVIGFLVSGKMGELSDRYGRIFIFRIIAVFGVLQPLLSILFFQPWVKYNRYAAIIATSIGYFAGGIHALIANSNSYISDIVPPKERTIAISILMSIIYGSIGAGPLLGSTLIKISGNNNMMSFYASLLFGAIFLIFVQFFVKESRHHEARRLSQHEYEENIASKGIKTQHNLIFRNSTSANITPFKERIKQLFSIFSPLKRLWIPRTCAGSLIPRYNVLLLMIIDVLFLFSTVAVTPVIVLYSIYTYHWDSVKLGYFISIVGLGRALILLFFAPFLIKFLRDKLKFSILTNSIDTIDKICIVCSSVFLILSITALLVIKSEIGVFLYAFLQVFSAMISPTIQAIILKYSSKKHSGGVFGAIALVRHLDTLIGPPIFLKIYALTIDKNPIFFIYLPFAFSILLFALTLFLKIVYDPALLRRPSQVALLSSGTDNYSTDANINFGGTGRININHGSNNFQTDYGSTASNKKTTSSNGDYPSIMARRPSVLNSSD; the protein is encoded by the coding sequence atgccagatattatttgtaaCAAATCAAATATTTCGCCATCTAAAAATGACCCCAAAACTATTCCTTATATTGATGTTCCAACTGCTGAAGAATTTACTAACGAAGGTCTAGAATATGTTACAGAACATACGAtagaaacaatattttctGCCTCAGCGTCAAATCAAGAAATTCACCCAAAAACTAATACTGTTACTTCTTCAAATGATAGCTGTGCTAAATATTTAAGAAAAGATTCATGCTCTAGCTCAATAGCCATTGAAGAAGACAGAGAAgacgaagaagaagatgaagatgaagatgaagatgaaagaAATAGTCCATATTTCAGATGGTATACAGAAAACTTAAAATTACATTCTGAATTCAAGTGGTATCAAAGACCAACAACATCAATgttgtattttttgttagcACTGGAAATTTTAACTAATTTCATTACATTAAGCCCAACTATTATACTTTTGACCGAGAAAATTTGCGACAACATTCATAAAGATTCTACAACAGAAATATGCGACGAAAGCATTGCCCAAAAGGAACTATCACAGATACAGGCAATTGGTACAATATTAACAGGGGTCATTGGATTTTTAGTTTCAGGAAAAATGGGCGAATTAAGTGATCGATATGGtagaatatttatttttagaataATTGCTGTATTCGGTGTGTTACAACCTTTATTgtctatattattttttcaaccATGGGTTAAATACAACAGATATGCAGCTATAATTGCCACATCAATTGGGTACTTTGCTGGCGGCATACATGCACTAATTGCCAATAGTAATAGCTATATAAGTGATATTGTCCCACCCAAGGAAAGGACAATTGCTATAAGTATTTTGATGAGTATTATTTATGGTTCAATTGGTGCTGGTCCATTATTAGGCTCAACACTAATTAAAATCTCtggtaacaataatatgaTGTCATTTTATGctagtttattatttggtgccatttttttgatatttgttcaattttttgtCAAAGAAAGTAGACACCATGAAGCCAGAAGATTATCGCAACATGAATATGAGGAAAACATTGCAAGTAAAGGTATAAAGACACAGCATAACCTAATATTTCGCAACAGTACAAGTGCTAATATCACCCcttttaaagaaagaatCAAACAATTATTTAGTATATTCAGTCcattaaaaagattatGGATACCTAGGACTTGTGCCGGTTCATTAATTCCCAGGTATAATGTTTTGTTGCTAATGATTATAGATGTTTTGTTTCTCTTTAGCACCGTTGCAGTGACTCCTGTGATAGTTTTATACAGTATCTATACTTATCATTGGGATAGTGTTAAATTGGGTTATTTCATTAGTATTGTTGGTTTAGGTAGAGCTTTAATTCTATTGTTTTTTGCTCCttttttgattaaatttttaagagATAAGTTGAAATTCAGTATTTTAACCAATTCTATTGATacaattgataaaatatgtATAGTTTGCTCAAGtgtatttttgattttatctATAACCGCTTTATTGGTGATTAAAAGTGAAATTGGTGTATTTTTATACGCATTTTTACAGGTTTTCAGTGCTATGATTTCCCCAACAATTCAAGCCATTATATTGAAATATTCTTCGAAAAAACATAGCGGTGGCGTATTTGGTGCAATTGCGTTAGTGAGACATCTAGATACTCTAATTGGTCCACCtattttcttaaaaatttatgCTTTGACTATTGATAAGAAccctattttttttatttatttaccaTTTGCCTTTTCCATCTTATTATTTGCtctaactttatttttgaaaattgtCTACGATCCTGCTTTACTAAGACGTCCATCTCAAGTTGCATTGCTTTCTAGCGGTACCGACAACTATAGTACGGATgctaatattaattttggtGGCACTGGTCGGATAAACATCAATCACGGCTCCAATAACTTCCAAACCGACTATGGTAGCACTGCTAGTAACAAGAAGACAACTTCTTCAAATGGAGACTATCCTTCAATAATGGCAAGAAGACCATCTGTATTGAATAGTAGTGATTAG